In Mercenaria mercenaria strain notata chromosome 15, MADL_Memer_1, whole genome shotgun sequence, a single genomic region encodes these proteins:
- the LOC128549030 gene encoding mucin-5AC-like, whose translation MRARMTKEQSSGKQRSKPQKRKATESIKTPSGKPAAKVLDACSPPGYYPSTTVQVTRNSITVTTTTSAHSTTVTSVSTAPVPAATPAHEAANRLAPEPIDPLPSVPVTVLTGNSITTMTAANSSSVTSVSSTPVLTATPAHDALTPSTPSRPEFSFRSVRPTSGNQLLTYLQGIDAAQGSLMKEVEKLKKQGEATSRKYNEIIDNQRAIRELLER comes from the exons ATGCGGGCCCGTATGACCAAAGAGCAGAGTTCAGGGAAACAAAGGAGCAAGCCGCAAAAGAGGAAAGCAACGGAATCAATCAAA ACTCCCAGTGGTAAACCGGCAGCTAAAGTACTTGATGCATGTTCTCCTCCAGGCTATTACCCATCGACGACCGTGCAGGTGACCAGAAACAGCATCACCGTAACCACAACGACGTCTGCCCACAGTACGACAGTGACGTCTGTGTCAACTGCTCCAGTGCCGGCAGCTACACCTGCCCATGAAGCTGCCAACAGACTTGCGCCAGAGCCCATAGATCCACTACCGTCTGTGCCCGTGACTGTGCTTACCGGAAACAGCATCACCACGATGACGGCCGCCAACAGTTCATCGGTGACGTCTGTGTCATCTACTCCAGTGCTGACAGCTACACCTGCCCATGATGCACTCACACCATCCACACCGTCGCGACCAGAGTTTAGTTTTCGATCAGTACGACCAACCTCGGGTAACCAGTTGCTTACTTACCTTCAGGGCATAGACGCCGCCCAAGGATCGCTTATGAAAGAAGTTGAAAAGTTGAAGAAACAGGGCGAGGCGACATCCAGGAAATACAACGAAATTATAGACAATCAGAGGGCAATCAGGGAATTACTGGAGAGATAA